A portion of the Punica granatum isolate Tunisia-2019 chromosome 7, ASM765513v2, whole genome shotgun sequence genome contains these proteins:
- the LOC116213123 gene encoding E3 ubiquitin-protein ligase At4g11680 isoform X2 — MNTRYFFSPESLCNSGVSSNSPAMDGRMVIGPRIRAPRSSAPNSLLVRAAMRISRARWFAFLRRVFHYQNGSRSDLGSNPFNSATWMALELLALLVQIGISSFTLAISKRERPIWPMRVWIVGYDIGCVLSILLLYGRYRFLCSGQRDGFTLPDLEQQRGSEDTSLHLMNRCRTSLELFFAIWFVMGNVWVFDSRFGSFRRAPKLHVLCISLLAWNAISYSFPFLLFLLLCCFVPLISTVLGYNMNMGSVDKGASDDQISKLPSWRYKEADHSCLEPGNGTDHNADDPECCICLAKYREKDEVRQLPCSHLFHQKCVDQWLKIISCCPLCKQELDR, encoded by the exons ATGAACACCCGGTACTTCTTCTCGCCGGAGTCGTTATGCAACTCCGGCGTCTCGTCAAACTCTCCAGCAATGGACGGTAGGATGGTGATAGGACCCCGGATCCGTGCTCCCAGGTCATCCGCCCCGAACTCACTCCTTGTTCGGGCAGCGATGCGGATTTCCCGGGCCAGGTGGTTTGCCTTCCTGAGGCGGGTGTTCCATTACCAGAATGGGTCCAGGTCGGACCTCGGGTCGAACCCGTTCAACTCCGCCACGTGGATGGCGCTGGAGCTCCTGGCCTTGCTGGTCCAGATAGGAATAAGCAGTTTTACCCTTGCCATCTCGAAGCGGGAACGGCCCATTTGGCCCATGCGGGTCTGGATCGTCGGGTACGATATTGGCTGCGTCCTCAGCATTCTGCTGCTATACGGGCGGTACCGGTTTCTATGTTCCGGTCAGAGGGACGGTTTCACTTTGCCGGATCTCGAACAGCAGAGGGGCAGTGAAGACACTAG CCTGCATCTGATGAATAGATGCCGAACCTCGCTCGAGCTGTTCTTCGCGATATGGTTTGTGATGGGCAACGTGTGGGTGTTCGACTCGCGGTTCGGGTCATTCAGGCGGGCCCCGAAGCTCCACGTTCTCTGCATCTCCCTGCTCGCTTGGAACGCCATCAGCTACTCGTTCCCGTTCCTATTGTTCCTCCTGCTATGCTGCTTCGTGCCGCTCATTAGCACTGTCCTGGGATACAACATGAACATGGGATCAGTTGATAAAGGAGCGTCCGATGATCAGATCTCGAAACTACCAAGCTGGCGTTACAAGGAAGCTGATCATAGCTGTCTAGAGCCTGGAAATGGCACCGACCACAATGCGGATGATCCA GAATGCTGCATATGCCTCGCGAAGTACCGGGAGAAGGATGAAGTAAGACAGTTGCCATGCTCTCATCTGTTTCACCAGAAATGTGTGGATCAATGGCTCAAGATCATATCTTGCTGCCCTCTATGCAAACAAGAACTCGATAGATAA
- the LOC116213123 gene encoding E3 ubiquitin-protein ligase At4g11680 isoform X1, with protein MNTRYFFSPESLCNSGVSSNSPAMDGRMVIGPRIRAPRSSAPNSLLVRAAMRISRARWFAFLRRVFHYQNGSRSDLGSNPFNSATWMALELLALLVQIGISSFTLAISKRERPIWPMRVWIVGYDIGCVLSILLLYGRYRFLCSGQRDGFTLPDLEQQRGSEDTRSLHLMNRCRTSLELFFAIWFVMGNVWVFDSRFGSFRRAPKLHVLCISLLAWNAISYSFPFLLFLLLCCFVPLISTVLGYNMNMGSVDKGASDDQISKLPSWRYKEADHSCLEPGNGTDHNADDPECCICLAKYREKDEVRQLPCSHLFHQKCVDQWLKIISCCPLCKQELDR; from the exons ATGAACACCCGGTACTTCTTCTCGCCGGAGTCGTTATGCAACTCCGGCGTCTCGTCAAACTCTCCAGCAATGGACGGTAGGATGGTGATAGGACCCCGGATCCGTGCTCCCAGGTCATCCGCCCCGAACTCACTCCTTGTTCGGGCAGCGATGCGGATTTCCCGGGCCAGGTGGTTTGCCTTCCTGAGGCGGGTGTTCCATTACCAGAATGGGTCCAGGTCGGACCTCGGGTCGAACCCGTTCAACTCCGCCACGTGGATGGCGCTGGAGCTCCTGGCCTTGCTGGTCCAGATAGGAATAAGCAGTTTTACCCTTGCCATCTCGAAGCGGGAACGGCCCATTTGGCCCATGCGGGTCTGGATCGTCGGGTACGATATTGGCTGCGTCCTCAGCATTCTGCTGCTATACGGGCGGTACCGGTTTCTATGTTCCGGTCAGAGGGACGGTTTCACTTTGCCGGATCTCGAACAGCAGAGGGGCAGTGAAGACACTAG AAGCCTGCATCTGATGAATAGATGCCGAACCTCGCTCGAGCTGTTCTTCGCGATATGGTTTGTGATGGGCAACGTGTGGGTGTTCGACTCGCGGTTCGGGTCATTCAGGCGGGCCCCGAAGCTCCACGTTCTCTGCATCTCCCTGCTCGCTTGGAACGCCATCAGCTACTCGTTCCCGTTCCTATTGTTCCTCCTGCTATGCTGCTTCGTGCCGCTCATTAGCACTGTCCTGGGATACAACATGAACATGGGATCAGTTGATAAAGGAGCGTCCGATGATCAGATCTCGAAACTACCAAGCTGGCGTTACAAGGAAGCTGATCATAGCTGTCTAGAGCCTGGAAATGGCACCGACCACAATGCGGATGATCCA GAATGCTGCATATGCCTCGCGAAGTACCGGGAGAAGGATGAAGTAAGACAGTTGCCATGCTCTCATCTGTTTCACCAGAAATGTGTGGATCAATGGCTCAAGATCATATCTTGCTGCCCTCTATGCAAACAAGAACTCGATAGATAA
- the LOC116213125 gene encoding uncharacterized protein LOC116213125: protein MQRRDMSPNVYPKDEQHKPPKNEYLQKNSHQRLTVVPLSIDDMQRHSPLMLSPRFHSGSAVHPMGGSHHGKPNCLCSPTTHTGSFRCRFHRGSGSGLSRAHHSVEANLSELANKSPSSIVALNKRPVACSFQSTAAKTKSINRDCQC, encoded by the exons ATGCAA CGTCGAGATATGTCTCCGAATGTGTATCCGAAAGATGAGCAACACAAGCCCCCGAAAAACGAGTACCTGCAGAAGAACTCGCACCAGAGGCTCACCGTCGTGCCCCTCAGCATCGACGACATGCAAAGGCATTCGCCGTTGATGCTGTCCCCCCGGTTCCATAGTGGTTCGGCTGTGCACCCGATGGGAGGCAGCCATCATGGAAAGCCCAACTGTCTCTGCTCTCCGACCACCCACACTGGCTCTTTCAGGTGCCGATTCCACCGCGGGTCCGGCTCTGGCCTATCTCGAGCCCACCACTCGGTCGAAGCAAACCTATCGGAGCTGGCCAATAAGTCCCCAAGCTCCATTGTCGCTCTTAATAAGAGGCCGGTAGCTTGTTCCTTCCAATCTACTGCTGCAAAAACTAAATCAATCAACCGTGATTGTCAATGTTAG